A stretch of Elephas maximus indicus isolate mEleMax1 chromosome 20, mEleMax1 primary haplotype, whole genome shotgun sequence DNA encodes these proteins:
- the CHST13 gene encoding carbohydrate sulfotransferase 13, which translates to MRRHCWRRRLLAAACLGAALLLLCCARRALRSALENRALGSGWLGGKRRSPLQMLYDLDKGPGSPLAELHRQRRDLLRRACERHTRRQRLLQPEDLRHVLVDDAHGLLYCYVPKVACTNWKRVLLALRGYAHGDPSAIPAHEAHAPGRLPSLADFSPAEVNRRLRAYLAFLFVREPFERLASAYRNKFTRPYHAAFQRRFGTRIVRRLRPSAHPDALARGHDVSFAEFLAYLLDPRTQREEPFNEHWERAHALCHPCRLRYDVVGKFETLAEDSAFVLGLAGAPDLRFPPPPPRAQMAATREHAARLFRDISPFYQQRLFDLYKMDFLLFNYSAPSYLRLH; encoded by the exons CATTAGAAAATAGGGCCCTGGGATCTGGCTGGCTCGGTGGGAAAAGGAGGAGTCCCCTGCAGATGCTCTATGACCTGGACAAG GGTCCTGGATCCCCGCTGGCCGAGCTGCACCGGCAGCGACGCGACTTGTTGCGCAGGGCCTGTGAGCGCCACACGCGGCGCCAGCGCCTGCTGCAGCCAGAGGACCTGCGGCACGTGCTGGTGGACGACGCGCACGGCCTGCTCTACTGCTACGTGCCCAAGGTGGCATGCACCAACTGGAAGCGCGTGTTGCTGGCGCTGAGGGGTTACGCCCACGGCGACCCCAGCGCTATCCCCGCGCACGAGGCGCACGCGCCTGGCCGGCTGCCCTCGCTGGCAGACTTCAGCCCCGCCGAGGTGAACCGTCGCCTGCGCGCCTACCTGGCCTTCCTCTTTGTGCGTGAGCCCTTCGAGCGGCTGGCGTCGGCCTACCGCAACAAGTTCACGCGGCCCTACCACGCGGCGTTCCAGAGGCGCTTTGGCACGCGCATCGTGCGCCGCCTGCGGCCCAGCGCGCACCCTGATGCGCTGGCCCGCGGCCACGACGTGAGCTTCGCCGAGTTCCTGGCCTACCTGCTGGATCCACGCACGCAGCGCGAGGAGCCCTTCAACGAGCACTGGGAGCGTGCCCACGCGCTCTGCCACCCGTGCCGCCTGCGCTATGATGTGGTGGGCAAGTTCGAGACGCTGGCGGAGGACTCAGCTTTCGTGCTGGGATTGGCGGGCGCGCCGGACCTGCGCTTCCCCCCGCCGCCCCCAAGGGCCCAGATGGCCGCCACACGCGAACATGCTGCTCGCCTCTTCCGGGACATCAGCCCATTCTACCAGCAGCGCCTCTTCGACCTTTACAAGATGGACTTCCTGCTTTTCAACTACTCTGCCCCCTCCTACCTTCGGCTGCACTAG